One window of the Anaeromyxobacter dehalogenans 2CP-C genome contains the following:
- a CDS encoding DUF4388 domain-containing protein has translation MDIDAHGRLVPQTDAVRRALADRAGRFVLLPSAPDLLVARRTPATGAAAARPRCLLAGDLDGFPVGDLVAFLHQSRLTGILTVSSGGAERSVAFQDGEVRGARSSAPGERLGEIAVRLGLVGEAQAREALRSGRPVGKALLDAGALSAADLWNCLHEQATVVFQAILLAGRGSFVLMDEELPERAAAALTVSTQALLMDGARRMDELALFRARIPGPQARVRRRRPRRAAALQPPERALLELLDGSRTVAELAMAAHLDEFEATKLLYHLAEAGHVAVEADAAAEPAPEAARLAELAEAMNTLLREVTAAVPEAGRPALRAAVRGFLADGAGPWATVWAHVGHGDDGALDPAALAANVGALAPAAAARLHPSGDRARVLFEALRELLFFHLFAAGDRLERAAERALGASLRRGLARVEALLPSA, from the coding sequence GTGGACATCGACGCCCACGGGCGGCTGGTCCCCCAGACCGACGCGGTGCGGCGCGCGCTCGCCGACCGCGCCGGGCGGTTCGTGCTCCTGCCCTCCGCGCCGGACCTGCTGGTGGCGCGCCGCACCCCGGCCACCGGGGCCGCGGCCGCCCGCCCGCGCTGCCTGCTGGCCGGCGACCTGGACGGCTTCCCGGTGGGCGACCTGGTGGCGTTCCTGCACCAGTCGCGGCTCACCGGGATCCTCACCGTCTCGTCGGGCGGCGCGGAGCGCTCGGTGGCGTTCCAGGACGGGGAGGTGCGCGGCGCCCGGTCCAGCGCGCCCGGCGAGCGGCTGGGCGAGATCGCGGTGCGGCTCGGGCTGGTGGGCGAGGCGCAGGCGCGCGAGGCGCTGCGCTCGGGGCGGCCGGTGGGCAAGGCGCTGCTCGACGCGGGCGCGCTCTCCGCGGCCGACCTGTGGAACTGCCTGCACGAGCAGGCCACGGTGGTGTTCCAGGCCATCCTGCTCGCCGGCCGCGGCTCGTTCGTGCTGATGGACGAGGAGCTGCCGGAGCGCGCCGCCGCCGCGCTCACCGTGAGCACGCAGGCGCTGCTCATGGACGGCGCGCGGCGCATGGACGAGCTGGCGCTGTTCCGCGCCCGCATCCCCGGTCCCCAGGCCCGCGTGCGCCGGCGCCGCCCGCGCCGCGCCGCCGCGCTGCAGCCGCCGGAGCGCGCCCTGCTCGAGCTGCTGGACGGGAGCCGCACCGTGGCCGAGCTGGCGATGGCCGCGCACCTCGACGAGTTCGAGGCGACGAAGCTGCTCTACCACCTCGCCGAGGCGGGCCACGTGGCGGTGGAGGCCGACGCCGCGGCGGAGCCGGCGCCGGAGGCGGCGCGCCTGGCGGAGCTCGCGGAGGCCATGAACACGCTCCTGCGCGAGGTGACGGCGGCGGTGCCCGAGGCGGGCCGGCCGGCGCTGCGCGCGGCGGTGCGCGGGTTCCTCGCCGACGGCGCGGGGCCGTGGGCGACGGTCTGGGCGCACGTGGGCCACGGCGACGACGGCGCGCTCGACCCGGCCGCGCTGGCCGCGAACGTGGGCGCGCTGGCCCCGGCCGCCGCGGCCCGCCTGCACCCCTCCGGCGATCGCGCGCGGGTGCTGTTCGAGGCGCTCCGCGAGCTGCTCTTCTTCCACCTCTTCGCCGCCGGCGACCGCCTGGAGCGCGCGGCGGAGCGCGCCCTCGGGGCGTCGCTCCGGCGCGGCCTCGCGCGCGTCGAGGCGCTCCTCCCCTCCGCATGA
- the truD gene encoding tRNA pseudouridine(13) synthase TruD — translation MTDLPFVTADLPGSGGALRRAPEDFRVDEVPAYLPSGAGPHLYLRVEKRGRTTRDALRELARALGVPERDAGAAGLKDKDAVTTQWLSFPVARDPDPAALAAPGLRVLEVSRHQNKLRTGHVRANRFTLAVRGGDLARARDCAAALAARGLPNFFGPQRFGAAGRNAAVGRALVTGERSPEAGRAARDRFLRRLSLSAYQSLLFNRWLAERMADGRFAAALAGDVMKKLDTGGLFTCEDPATDGPRVERFEISPAGPMFGHALRLAGGEAGAREARLLEAEGIALADFVRGGGEAEGTRRAARLRIDVALEPLEDGYRAAFELPRGAYATVVMRELTKADAELPEED, via the coding sequence ATGACCGACCTCCCCTTCGTCACCGCCGACCTGCCCGGCTCGGGCGGCGCGCTGCGCCGCGCGCCCGAGGACTTCCGGGTGGACGAGGTCCCCGCCTACCTGCCGTCCGGCGCGGGCCCGCACCTGTACCTCCGCGTGGAGAAGCGCGGGCGCACCACCCGCGACGCCCTGCGCGAGCTGGCGCGGGCGCTGGGCGTGCCGGAGCGCGACGCCGGCGCCGCCGGGCTGAAGGACAAGGACGCGGTCACCACCCAGTGGCTCTCGTTCCCGGTGGCGCGCGATCCCGACCCGGCCGCGCTCGCCGCGCCGGGCCTGCGGGTGCTCGAGGTCTCGCGCCACCAGAACAAGCTCCGCACCGGCCACGTCCGCGCGAACCGCTTCACGCTGGCGGTGCGCGGCGGCGACCTCGCGCGGGCGCGCGACTGCGCCGCGGCGCTCGCGGCGCGCGGGCTCCCCAACTTCTTCGGGCCGCAGCGCTTCGGCGCGGCCGGGCGGAACGCGGCGGTGGGGCGCGCGCTCGTCACCGGCGAGCGGAGCCCCGAGGCCGGGCGCGCCGCCCGCGATCGCTTCCTGCGCCGGCTGTCCCTCTCCGCCTACCAGTCGCTCCTGTTCAACCGCTGGCTCGCGGAGCGGATGGCGGACGGGCGCTTCGCGGCGGCGCTCGCCGGCGACGTGATGAAGAAGCTCGACACCGGCGGGCTGTTCACCTGCGAGGACCCCGCCACCGACGGGCCGCGCGTGGAGCGGTTCGAGATCTCGCCGGCCGGCCCGATGTTCGGGCACGCGCTGCGCCTGGCCGGCGGCGAGGCCGGGGCGCGGGAGGCGCGGCTGCTCGAGGCCGAGGGGATCGCGCTCGCCGACTTCGTGCGCGGCGGCGGCGAGGCCGAGGGCACCCGCCGCGCGGCGCGGCTCCGGATCGACGTCGCGCTCGAGCCGCTGGAGGACGGGTACCGCGCGGCGTTCGAGCTGCCGCGCGGCGCGTACGCCACCGTGGTGATGCGCGAGCTGACGAAGGCCGACGCGGAGCTGCCCGAGGAGGACTGA
- the tadA gene encoding tRNA adenosine(34) deaminase TadA — protein sequence MDEREAMQEALGLAREAAARGEVPVGAVALFEGRVVGRGANAREAARDPTAHAELLAIQEAARTLGRWRLTGVTLVVTLEPCAMCAGAMVLARIDRLVYGASDPKAGCTGSLQDLSADPRLNHRFPVERGLLAEESGELLRAFFRARRGAGNGNGNGGEG from the coding sequence GTGGACGAGCGCGAGGCGATGCAGGAGGCGCTGGGGCTGGCGCGCGAGGCGGCGGCCCGCGGCGAGGTGCCGGTCGGCGCGGTGGCGCTGTTCGAGGGCCGCGTGGTCGGCCGCGGCGCGAACGCCCGCGAGGCGGCGCGCGATCCCACCGCGCACGCGGAGCTCCTCGCGATCCAGGAGGCGGCGCGCACCCTCGGGCGCTGGCGCCTCACCGGCGTCACGCTGGTGGTGACGCTCGAGCCCTGCGCCATGTGCGCCGGCGCCATGGTGCTCGCCCGCATCGACCGGCTCGTCTACGGGGCGAGCGATCCCAAGGCCGGCTGCACCGGCTCCCTCCAGGACCTGTCGGCGGACCCCCGGCTGAACCACCGGTTCCCGGTGGAGCGCGGCCTGCTGGCCGAGGAGTCCGGCGAGCTCCTCCGGGCCTTCTTCCGGGCCCGCCGGGGCGCCGGGAACGGAAACGGCAACGGCGGCGAGGGTTAG
- a CDS encoding DsbA family protein, with translation MTITRSFLLAALAALGLAGLPACKTAAPAPGAPAAGAAVPASEAAAADPLAGADLDDLTPEQRAVVRDWASRAFCYCGCPHTVTSCLRTHQPCKHAARMTQLAARLVAAGASPSALPGLVDDYYASFDRRVALATDGFGPPLGDAAAPVTLVEFSDFTCPFCRGLRPQLERFVEEHAGRVKLVFKPFPIEAHPGALEAAQAGEWARDQGVFWPLHDALFEAEAPLGVDAIAEAARAAGGDAGDLRDALASRKYLDKVRVSQAEARAAGLRGTPTLFLNGRYLALPDYSPAMLLHALEDEEEWQKHQGWEKD, from the coding sequence ATGACGATCACCCGCTCGTTCCTCCTCGCCGCGCTCGCGGCCCTCGGCCTCGCCGGCCTGCCCGCCTGCAAGACCGCCGCGCCGGCACCGGGCGCGCCCGCCGCCGGCGCAGCCGTGCCGGCCTCCGAGGCGGCCGCCGCCGATCCGCTCGCCGGCGCGGACCTCGACGACCTCACCCCGGAGCAGCGCGCCGTCGTGCGCGACTGGGCCTCGCGGGCGTTCTGCTACTGCGGCTGCCCCCACACGGTCACGAGCTGCCTGCGCACCCACCAGCCCTGCAAGCACGCCGCGCGGATGACCCAGCTGGCGGCGCGCCTGGTGGCGGCCGGCGCGAGCCCGTCGGCCCTGCCCGGCCTGGTGGACGACTACTACGCCTCGTTCGACCGCCGCGTCGCGCTCGCCACCGACGGCTTCGGCCCGCCGCTCGGCGACGCCGCGGCGCCGGTCACGCTGGTCGAGTTCTCCGACTTCACCTGCCCGTTCTGCCGCGGCCTGCGCCCGCAGCTCGAGCGCTTCGTCGAGGAGCACGCCGGCCGGGTGAAGCTGGTGTTCAAGCCGTTCCCCATCGAGGCGCACCCCGGCGCGCTGGAGGCGGCGCAGGCCGGCGAGTGGGCGCGCGACCAGGGCGTCTTCTGGCCGCTGCACGACGCGCTGTTCGAGGCGGAGGCGCCGCTCGGCGTGGACGCGATCGCGGAGGCCGCGCGCGCGGCGGGCGGCGACGCGGGCGACCTGCGCGACGCGCTCGCCAGCCGGAAGTACCTGGACAAGGTCCGCGTCTCGCAGGCGGAGGCGCGCGCGGCCGGGCTGCGCGGCACGCCCACGCTCTTCCTGAACGGCCGCTACCTGGCCCTGCCCGACTACTCGCCGGCCATGCTGCTGCACGCGCTGGAGGACGAGGAGGAGTGGCAGAAGCACCAGGGCTGGGAGAAGGACTGA
- a CDS encoding MopE-related protein codes for MKPTRRTLVALLCAAAACSGGDDAAPSALPVSVTAAPALVKADGAATVTVHVRAGKGPVAVVASRGTFLGTGTSTATLAAAEGDLTLVTCDQRLDPACWGPVSVTASDASLAYGLAQVTFMGAEVCDNGVPDAGNPAADCAAAECAGATCRTGAGAVGTCAAGACTCTPDAGQPGGETACDDARDNDCDGGVDCADAGCAGRRCLAAGGAVGACAQGACVCTPASAGETACGDGRDDDCDGRVDCEDADCGGATCATADGRAGACAGGTCAPVACDATETAEVSCANRLDDDCDGLVDCAEAACDGQACDAAAGARWACRGRRCTDLASGVALALAPARARIPADGRATTAVTVTLAREGVPAAGEQVVLTTTLGAFQAESGPAASVTVVTDGAGVAAATFVSAAEGGTAHLTARLAAAPVEITASVRMPALAQISAQPAPAFPVMGVRDSGWNEANAVTFTLVGDDGLAYPDGLEVHLEHPRLGGSDLHGAIPCAVPGPACSAVRAATTSGGAAPDTLGQVRATLQSGTVAGTLTLTATATAGGQTRSAVLQPGVPVVGARPSAGAFTLVCDPGNVEALAETDCGASLVDAAFTCVAVLQDRHQNMLGRATAVTFHSEASRAALARTTPDLQPGMDPPAQRDLGLASGLFATLGGYLPEDVAPRVGEPSVTYADACGTRTHNPRDGVVSVIAVADGEEAFTDLDGDGRYDAGEPFVDLPEPFVDADDDGQHDPGEAFVDVDGSGGWTAANGRWDALTRIWTQTVVVFTGPPLGPTAATGGAGLLGTRWAALPAAGEGACTPTPPAAPFALTPGDVPSRATYAVYAADVNLNLLPAATSYAVAVRAPSKIAAAYRGLDAYPDGRGLEFTYQPCNAADACGTRCPVDSVGPCRMVARLGGFTCGVGASVTLTAGKEADPYAPSEVDWIVDSPIPLPLEVPVTGTSGAAP; via the coding sequence ATGAAGCCCACCCGCCGTACCCTGGTCGCCCTGCTCTGCGCGGCGGCCGCCTGCTCCGGCGGCGACGACGCCGCCCCGTCCGCCCTGCCGGTGAGCGTGACCGCCGCGCCCGCGCTGGTGAAGGCGGACGGCGCCGCGACGGTCACCGTCCACGTGCGCGCCGGCAAGGGGCCGGTCGCGGTGGTGGCGAGCCGCGGCACGTTCCTCGGCACCGGCACCAGCACCGCCACGCTCGCCGCGGCCGAGGGCGACCTCACGCTCGTCACCTGCGACCAGCGGCTCGACCCCGCGTGCTGGGGCCCGGTGTCGGTGACCGCGTCGGACGCGTCGCTGGCGTACGGCCTCGCGCAGGTCACGTTCATGGGCGCCGAGGTCTGCGACAACGGCGTGCCGGACGCGGGCAACCCGGCGGCGGACTGCGCCGCGGCCGAGTGCGCCGGCGCGACCTGCCGCACCGGGGCGGGGGCGGTCGGGACCTGCGCCGCCGGCGCGTGCACGTGCACGCCCGACGCCGGCCAGCCGGGCGGCGAGACCGCCTGCGACGACGCCCGCGACAACGACTGCGACGGCGGGGTGGACTGCGCCGACGCGGGGTGCGCCGGACGCCGCTGCCTGGCCGCGGGCGGGGCGGTGGGCGCCTGCGCCCAGGGCGCCTGCGTGTGCACGCCCGCGTCCGCGGGCGAGACCGCCTGCGGCGACGGGCGGGACGACGACTGCGACGGCCGGGTGGACTGCGAGGACGCGGACTGCGGCGGCGCGACCTGCGCCACCGCCGACGGGCGGGCGGGCGCGTGCGCCGGCGGCACCTGCGCGCCGGTGGCCTGCGACGCCACCGAGACGGCCGAGGTGTCCTGCGCGAACCGGCTCGACGACGACTGCGACGGCCTGGTGGACTGCGCGGAGGCCGCCTGCGACGGGCAGGCGTGCGACGCCGCCGCCGGCGCGCGCTGGGCCTGCCGCGGCCGCCGCTGCACCGACCTCGCCTCGGGCGTGGCGCTCGCGCTCGCCCCGGCCCGCGCCCGCATCCCGGCCGACGGCCGCGCCACCACCGCCGTCACGGTGACGCTGGCGCGAGAGGGCGTGCCCGCGGCGGGCGAGCAGGTGGTGCTGACCACCACGCTGGGCGCGTTCCAGGCCGAGTCCGGCCCGGCCGCGAGCGTCACCGTGGTGACCGACGGCGCCGGCGTGGCGGCCGCGACCTTCGTCTCCGCCGCGGAGGGCGGCACGGCCCACCTCACCGCCCGCCTCGCGGCCGCGCCGGTCGAGATCACCGCGTCGGTGCGCATGCCGGCGCTGGCGCAGATCTCCGCGCAGCCCGCGCCGGCGTTCCCGGTGATGGGCGTGCGCGACTCCGGCTGGAACGAGGCGAACGCGGTGACGTTCACGCTCGTCGGCGACGACGGCCTCGCCTACCCGGATGGCCTGGAGGTCCACCTGGAGCACCCGCGGCTGGGCGGCTCCGACCTGCACGGCGCGATCCCGTGCGCCGTGCCGGGCCCGGCGTGCAGCGCGGTGCGCGCCGCGACCACCTCCGGCGGCGCCGCGCCGGACACGCTCGGGCAGGTCCGCGCCACGCTCCAGTCCGGCACCGTGGCCGGCACGCTCACCCTGACCGCGACCGCCACCGCCGGCGGCCAGACCCGCTCGGCCGTGCTCCAGCCCGGCGTGCCCGTCGTCGGCGCCCGGCCCAGCGCCGGCGCGTTCACGCTCGTGTGCGACCCCGGGAACGTGGAGGCGCTCGCCGAGACCGACTGCGGCGCGTCGCTGGTGGACGCGGCGTTCACCTGCGTGGCGGTGCTGCAGGACCGCCACCAGAACATGCTCGGGCGCGCGACCGCGGTGACGTTCCACTCCGAGGCGAGCCGCGCCGCCCTCGCGCGCACCACGCCCGACCTCCAGCCCGGCATGGACCCGCCGGCGCAGCGCGACCTGGGCCTCGCGTCCGGCCTGTTCGCGACGCTGGGCGGCTACCTGCCGGAGGACGTGGCGCCGCGCGTCGGCGAGCCGTCGGTCACGTACGCCGACGCGTGCGGCACCCGCACGCACAACCCGCGCGACGGCGTGGTCTCCGTGATCGCGGTGGCCGACGGCGAGGAGGCGTTCACCGACCTCGACGGCGACGGCCGGTACGACGCGGGCGAGCCGTTCGTGGATCTGCCGGAGCCGTTCGTGGACGCGGACGACGACGGCCAGCACGATCCCGGCGAGGCGTTCGTGGACGTGGACGGCTCGGGCGGCTGGACCGCGGCGAACGGACGGTGGGACGCGCTCACCAGGATCTGGACGCAGACGGTGGTGGTGTTCACCGGGCCGCCGCTCGGGCCGACCGCCGCCACCGGGGGTGCGGGGCTGCTCGGCACCCGGTGGGCCGCGCTCCCCGCCGCCGGCGAGGGCGCGTGCACCCCGACCCCCCCGGCCGCCCCGTTCGCGCTCACGCCCGGTGACGTGCCCAGCCGGGCGACCTACGCGGTGTACGCGGCGGACGTGAACCTGAACCTGCTCCCGGCGGCCACCTCCTACGCGGTCGCGGTGCGCGCCCCGTCCAAGATCGCCGCCGCCTACCGGGGGCTCGACGCCTACCCGGACGGCCGCGGCCTCGAGTTCACCTACCAGCCCTGCAACGCGGCCGACGCCTGCGGCACGCGCTGCCCGGTGGACAGCGTGGGACCGTGCCGGATGGTGGCGCGGCTCGGCGGGTTCACCTGCGGCGTGGGCGCGTCGGTGACGCTGACCGCCGGCAAGGAGGCGGATCCGTACGCGCCGAGCGAGGTGGACTGGATCGTGGACTCGCCCATCCCGCTCCCGCTGGAGGTTCCCGTCACCGGGACCAGCGGGGCCGCGCCCTGA
- a CDS encoding radical SAM protein, producing the protein MERAQPTRERGTIRKEPGGRLGVALVYPNAYRLGMANLGFHAVYRLFNADPGVACERAFLPEDGGEPRTVESGRPLRDFDVVAFSLSFEDDDAHVLELLDRAGLPLRSADRDERHPLVLGGGIAVQINPEPLAPFFDAFLVGEGEELVGPFLALARAAREERPARAELLRRVARLPGGYVPGLYDVEYSDTRDPGGAWVTRFAPREGAPERVRRCYVPNLRQVPTSRVVDSPDAQFGDLFLTEVARGCLWGCRFCAAGFVQRPYREVDLERLRAEVREGIARGQRIGLIGPDTSDYTGLDALTCFIGEQGGTFSPSSLRVDAITTPLARRMAEGGERSITIAPEAGTEKMRRVINKDFTDDQIVQAAENALSQGMQHVKMYFMCGLPAETDDDVLGMARIAVRIREEVMLPWARKRGRMGRISLSVNPFVPKPWTPFQWLPMHDRKCLEAKRKLLEKTLRPLGIDVDFFSPREAYLQTLLSRGDRRVADLLELAHRETGGDLRKALARWPHDPDFFVLREAGVEETLPWDFLDQGLEKRFLARELRRGVASKLTPKCAVDTCRACGLDCADHPELEPAVVQLAAPARPA; encoded by the coding sequence TTGGAACGCGCGCAGCCGACGAGGGAGCGGGGGACCATCCGCAAGGAGCCGGGCGGGCGCCTGGGCGTGGCCCTCGTGTACCCGAACGCCTACCGGCTGGGGATGGCGAACCTCGGGTTCCACGCCGTGTACCGGCTGTTCAACGCCGACCCGGGGGTCGCCTGCGAGCGGGCGTTCCTGCCGGAGGACGGGGGCGAGCCGCGCACCGTCGAGTCCGGCCGGCCGCTGCGCGACTTCGACGTGGTCGCGTTCTCGCTCTCCTTCGAGGACGACGACGCCCACGTGCTCGAGCTGCTCGACCGCGCCGGCCTGCCGCTCCGCAGCGCCGACCGCGACGAGCGCCACCCGCTCGTCCTGGGGGGCGGCATCGCGGTGCAGATCAACCCCGAGCCGCTGGCGCCGTTCTTCGACGCGTTCCTGGTGGGCGAGGGCGAGGAGCTGGTCGGGCCGTTCCTGGCGCTCGCCCGCGCCGCCCGCGAGGAGCGGCCCGCCCGCGCCGAGCTGCTCCGGCGGGTGGCGCGGCTGCCCGGCGGCTACGTGCCCGGGCTGTACGACGTCGAGTACTCCGACACGCGGGATCCCGGCGGCGCGTGGGTCACGCGCTTCGCGCCGCGCGAGGGGGCGCCGGAGCGCGTCCGCCGCTGCTACGTCCCGAACCTCCGGCAGGTGCCCACCTCGCGGGTGGTGGACAGCCCCGACGCGCAGTTCGGCGACCTGTTCCTCACCGAGGTGGCGCGCGGCTGCCTGTGGGGGTGCCGGTTCTGCGCCGCCGGGTTCGTGCAGCGCCCCTACCGCGAGGTGGACCTGGAGCGGCTCCGCGCCGAGGTGCGCGAGGGGATCGCCCGCGGCCAGCGCATCGGCCTCATCGGCCCGGACACGAGCGACTACACCGGCCTCGACGCGCTCACCTGCTTCATCGGCGAGCAGGGCGGCACGTTCAGCCCGTCGTCGCTGCGGGTGGACGCGATCACGACGCCGCTGGCGCGGCGCATGGCGGAGGGTGGCGAGCGGTCGATCACCATCGCCCCCGAGGCCGGCACCGAGAAGATGCGCCGGGTGATCAACAAGGACTTCACCGACGACCAGATCGTCCAGGCGGCGGAGAACGCGCTCTCGCAGGGGATGCAGCACGTGAAGATGTACTTCATGTGCGGCCTGCCCGCCGAGACCGACGACGACGTGCTGGGGATGGCGCGGATCGCGGTGCGGATCCGCGAGGAGGTGATGCTGCCGTGGGCCCGCAAGCGCGGGCGCATGGGGCGCATCTCGCTGTCGGTGAACCCGTTCGTGCCGAAGCCGTGGACGCCGTTCCAGTGGCTGCCCATGCACGACCGCAAGTGCCTGGAGGCGAAGCGCAAGCTGCTGGAGAAGACGCTGCGGCCGCTCGGCATCGACGTGGACTTCTTCAGCCCGCGCGAGGCCTACCTCCAGACGCTGCTCTCGCGCGGCGACCGCCGGGTGGCGGACCTGCTCGAGCTGGCGCACCGCGAGACCGGCGGCGACCTGCGCAAGGCGCTGGCGCGCTGGCCGCACGATCCGGACTTCTTCGTGCTGCGCGAGGCCGGCGTCGAGGAGACCTTGCCCTGGGACTTCCTCGACCAGGGCCTCGAGAAGCGGTTCCTGGCCCGGGAGCTGCGGCGCGGGGTCGCGTCGAAGCTCACGCCCAAGTGCGCGGTGGACACCTGCCGCGCCTGCGGCCTCGACTGCGCCGACCACCCGGAGCTCGAGCCGGCGGTGGTGCAGCTCGCCGCGCCGGCCCGCCCCGCCTGA
- the dnaX gene encoding DNA polymerase III subunit gamma/tau yields MAYLVLARKYRPQRFGEMSGQEHVVRTLSNALKTGQLAHAFLFTGPRGVGKTTTARLVAKALNCEQGPTAEPCGVCTPCVEIAEGRAVDVVEIDAASNNGVDNVRDIVEAVKYRPARDRFKVFVVDEVHMLSQGAFNALLKTLEEPPPHVKFVLATTDVHKVPETILSRCQRFDFRRLTLQQIADQLAKVAAEEGMRLSPAALALVARQAEGGMRDALSLLDQVRAACGDAPGDDAVAEALGAVDAAAVSRIAAALVGRDGAALLREIEALHDRGLEVKRLAEELVRHLRNVVVARLVPQAPIDLPDAELAEVRAQAAAADAAQLTRLFDLAQRAVVDVKLAEQPRYALEVALLEGVFLAPGAQVSELVARVEALARGAPLPPPRAAGGPAAPPAPAAPASGSAPPAPPAAPARGAAAASGWRELPAFGTPGCAAGSAPAQAEPAPAPPPPAAPAPAAAAADPGAAASAADRWRAAVEQVEHESPTAAASLKQAALLGLGEGEVRVQLPPGFHAQSAERKRGEIEAVFARFFGRPTRLALTIAALPAAPAAAAEAPPGAAAPSIAASDAAERMARSARVRDTARAHPNIQEAVRVLDGAIDRIEEL; encoded by the coding sequence ATGGCTTACCTCGTCCTCGCCCGCAAGTACCGGCCGCAGCGCTTCGGCGAGATGTCCGGCCAGGAGCACGTGGTCCGGACGCTGTCGAACGCGCTCAAGACCGGCCAGCTCGCCCACGCCTTCCTGTTCACCGGCCCGCGCGGCGTCGGCAAGACCACCACCGCCCGCCTGGTGGCGAAGGCGCTCAACTGCGAGCAGGGCCCGACCGCCGAGCCGTGCGGCGTCTGCACCCCCTGCGTCGAGATCGCCGAGGGGCGCGCGGTGGACGTGGTGGAGATCGACGCCGCCTCCAACAACGGCGTGGACAACGTCCGCGACATCGTCGAGGCGGTGAAGTACCGGCCCGCCCGCGACCGCTTCAAGGTGTTCGTGGTGGACGAGGTCCACATGCTGTCGCAGGGCGCGTTCAACGCGCTCCTGAAGACGCTGGAGGAGCCGCCGCCGCACGTGAAGTTCGTGCTGGCCACCACCGACGTCCACAAGGTCCCCGAGACCATCCTCTCGCGCTGCCAGCGCTTCGACTTCCGGCGCCTCACGCTCCAGCAGATCGCCGATCAGCTCGCCAAGGTCGCGGCGGAGGAGGGGATGCGGCTGTCCCCGGCCGCGCTGGCGCTGGTGGCGCGGCAGGCCGAGGGCGGCATGCGCGACGCGCTGTCGCTGCTCGACCAGGTGCGGGCCGCCTGCGGCGACGCGCCCGGCGACGACGCGGTGGCGGAGGCGCTCGGCGCGGTGGACGCGGCGGCGGTGTCGCGCATCGCGGCGGCGCTGGTCGGGCGCGACGGCGCCGCGCTGCTGCGCGAGATCGAGGCGCTGCACGACCGCGGCCTCGAGGTGAAGCGGCTCGCCGAGGAGCTCGTCCGGCACCTGCGCAACGTGGTGGTGGCGAGGCTCGTGCCGCAGGCGCCCATCGACCTGCCGGACGCGGAGCTCGCCGAGGTGCGCGCGCAGGCCGCGGCCGCCGACGCGGCGCAGCTCACGCGCCTGTTCGACCTGGCGCAGCGCGCGGTGGTGGACGTGAAGCTCGCCGAGCAGCCGCGCTACGCGCTCGAGGTGGCGCTGCTCGAGGGCGTGTTCCTCGCCCCCGGCGCGCAGGTCTCCGAGCTGGTGGCGCGCGTCGAGGCGCTCGCCCGCGGCGCGCCGCTCCCGCCGCCTCGCGCCGCCGGCGGCCCTGCCGCGCCGCCCGCGCCCGCCGCGCCGGCCTCCGGCTCCGCGCCGCCGGCCCCGCCCGCCGCCCCTGCGCGCGGCGCCGCCGCCGCCTCGGGCTGGCGCGAGCTCCCCGCGTTCGGGACGCCCGGGTGCGCCGCCGGCTCGGCGCCCGCCCAGGCCGAGCCCGCGCCCGCGCCGCCGCCGCCCGCCGCGCCCGCCCCCGCGGCCGCCGCGGCCGACCCCGGCGCCGCCGCGAGCGCGGCCGATCGCTGGCGCGCGGCCGTCGAGCAGGTGGAGCACGAGAGCCCGACCGCGGCCGCGTCGCTCAAGCAGGCGGCGCTGCTCGGCCTCGGCGAGGGCGAGGTGCGGGTCCAGCTCCCGCCCGGCTTCCACGCGCAGAGCGCCGAGCGGAAGCGCGGCGAGATCGAGGCGGTGTTCGCCCGCTTCTTCGGGCGCCCCACCAGGCTGGCGCTGACGATCGCGGCGCTGCCGGCGGCGCCCGCCGCGGCGGCCGAGGCGCCCCCCGGCGCGGCCGCGCCCTCGATCGCCGCGAGCGACGCCGCCGAGCGGATGGCCCGCTCGGCCCGGGTGCGCGACACCGCGCGCGCCCACCCCAACATCCAGGAGGCCGTCCGCGTGCTGGACGGCGCCATCGACCGGATCGAGGAGCTGTGA